AAGCAAAAAATCGGTGTCTTCTTTAGAAAGATTATTTAAGTTTACCTTTTTCTCTGCATCTTCAAAAAACTTTTTAAGTCTTTCAGTAGCAGAGACAGAAACTCCATCAACTTTTGCTACAAAGATCTCAAAACCTTTACTTTCAAGATAATCCCTTATGTATCTTTTAAGCCTCACATCACTTACAAGGTTCCTGTTGGTAGAATCATCAACTCTCGGTTTGTTTTCATTGTCTGGGTCTCCATTTGGATTACAGAGTTTTGCATCATAGATGAACAAAATCTCAGAATTCTTTGAATAAACATTCTCTTTATTGCTCATTTTTTTCCTCCTTCTTTGATGTGATTACTTTATAAGTATTAAACGCATAGCCTGACAAAATCCAATAAACATTTTCACTGTCAGAAATACTCCAGTTTGAAATGTTTTTATCCATAAATCTTTTCATAATTGCAAAGTTAACTTCGTTAAAATCTCTAACCTTATACTGGTCAAGTTTTTCAAAAATCTCATTTGAAAGCAAAATAATTCTTTTTAAGTTCATTCCTTGGTAATTTATTTTCTCAAGAATTGGCTTTTTATTACTCTCTCCTGTTCTCTGTTTGTTTCCAACTTCACCAATAAGATAGCCAAGTAAAAAGAGTGCAGCCTCTTGCTCTGAAAAATTCATTTCTTTCCAATAATTCTTGATTTCTTCTCTTAAAGGAAGATCATCAACTCCTTCAATCATTTTCTCACCTCCGTTTAAAATATGTAATAAAGAAAACATCTTTAATAGAAAATTTGTCTTCAAAATTGCGAATACCATTTCGATATCACTATCTTTAGGTTTTAAAATGTTAAATTGCGCAAATTTTTCAAATCGGTAAACTTGAAAAAGTTCCAAAAATTCGTTAATTAAAAAGTTTTTGTTTATTTTTCTACCCACAAATAGGTCTTCATACAAATCAAGCATTTTTTTGTAATCTACGGCTCTTTTTGATTTTTTATCTATTCTTACGGGAATAAGATAGTATATTTGGTCTAAACTTATGAAAAACCACCTTGAAGCAGATTCTCCAAAAAGCTTTTTTGTAATATTTTGGGTGTCATTTTGTGCTTTTCTTATTTCATCGAGCCTTCTTAAGGGAATATCTTTTATGAGTTTTTTAATTTTAAAGGCAGATTGGTTCTTTTCGAAAAACAGGAGATTTATATTTGAATAACTGCCAATTTCTTTATATTTTGTGTAATTAACTAAGTTTTTCTCGATTGTATTCTGAAATTCAAGTTTACCTTCAAATGATTTAATCGCATTAAAAGAAGATTTTGATACACCTACAATATCTTTAAGAGTATAATCTTCTTTTGGACTAAACATTATACTTGGGATTAAGTAAAGGTCTCTTCCTGCAAGTCTTTGGGAGAGGTTGTTTCTTATGTAACTACTTCCAGCCATTAATTCTTTATAACAATCTTTGCAAATGGCAAAGTTTTTTGAAAATCCTTTTTTATCTAGCCCTGAAGCAAAGGTTACGAGCTTTGTAATATAGTATTTATCAGGAAGCTTAGTTGTATCTGCAGTTATAAGAGTTTTTTTGCCACACACATAACATGTGCCTTCGAAACTTGAATCCTCAAAAGGCTCTCCGATGAGTTTTTCTTCTATGTAGTCTATGTATTCTTGAAGTTCAGATGGAGCAAGTCCGTCAATCTTTACTGAATAAAGAGAGAAATCGTTATTACTAAGATCTTTATTCTTTAAGATTTCATAAAATTCTTTTTCATAAATTTTTTCCACGAAGTCTTTAACTTTTTTGAAATCATGAGGAAAATTCTGAAGAATTTCTTCAACTTTGATGTTTGATCCCTCGATTTTTTCTAAATTTAGGAGGTAAACACTTTTTTGACCGAGTTTTAAAAAGAATTTTTCCAAAATAGATTGTAGTTTATCTTTTAAATCTCCTTCTTTAAGATTGTGATAAAGATTTGGAATTGTTTGATAAAGTAGGTATGAAACATTATTTGTTGTTAATCTATCTTGTGGGTTGTTGCTTTTTGCATTTCCAATCCAAAGATATTTTTGAAGTTTTTTATAGTCAATTTCTTCAAAATCTAAGTGAATTTTTTCTTCTTGTAGGTCAAAATTTAAAGTGAGGATGTATTTTTTATTTTCTTCTGAACCAAAATCTATGCCTTCTTCGATGAGACTAAAAGCAAAACTTT
Above is a genomic segment from Caldisericaceae bacterium containing:
- a CDS encoding TIGR02556 family CRISPR-associated protein gives rise to the protein MLEAVKKIGELSLKERKESFAFSLIEEGIDFGSEENKKYILTLNFDLQEEKIHLDFEEIDYKKLQKYLWIGNAKSNNPQDRLTTNNVSYLLYQTIPNLYHNLKEGDLKDKLQSILEKFFLKLGQKSVYLLNLEKIEGSNIKVEEILQNFPHDFKKVKDFVEKIYEKEFYEILKNKDLSNNDFSLYSVKIDGLAPSELQEYIDYIEEKLIGEPFEDSSFEGTCYVCGKKTLITADTTKLPDKYYITKLVTFASGLDKKGFSKNFAICKDCYKELMAGSSYIRNNLSQRLAGRDLYLIPSIMFSPKEDYTLKDIVGVSKSSFNAIKSFEGKLEFQNTIEKNLVNYTKYKEIGSYSNINLLFFEKNQSAFKIKKLIKDIPLRRLDEIRKAQNDTQNITKKLFGESASRWFFISLDQIYYLIPVRIDKKSKRAVDYKKMLDLYEDLFVGRKINKNFLINEFLELFQVYRFEKFAQFNILKPKDSDIEMVFAILKTNFLLKMFSLLHILNGGEKMIEGVDDLPLREEIKNYWKEMNFSEQEAALFLLGYLIGEVGNKQRTGESNKKPILEKINYQGMNLKRIILLSNEIFEKLDQYKVRDFNEVNFAIMKRFMDKNISNWSISDSENVYWILSGYAFNTYKVITSKKEEKNEQ